A section of the Prosthecobacter sp. genome encodes:
- a CDS encoding type II secretion system protein, producing the protein MNMTIHTRGRNGFSFVEAIFTIAIIGIMSSLVVSAISNASRDAHRVMARQQQASVQSALTAWVMAQTRVGSTSQVRSLESVRTTYNALGTTSARFNLLVPNPASADLNLRAGFLDQTTADHFLDYTTGTERMKTAALDNAKQYLALPIWQSGDFPRVDLVNE; encoded by the coding sequence ATGAACATGACAATTCACACGCGAGGCAGGAATGGATTCAGCTTTGTCGAGGCGATCTTCACGATTGCCATCATCGGCATCATGTCATCGCTCGTGGTGAGCGCGATCTCCAACGCCTCGCGCGATGCCCATCGTGTCATGGCACGGCAGCAGCAGGCGTCAGTACAGAGCGCCCTGACCGCCTGGGTGATGGCGCAGACCCGTGTGGGCAGCACCTCCCAGGTACGCAGCCTCGAAAGCGTACGCACCACGTACAATGCCTTGGGCACCACCTCCGCACGCTTCAATCTGCTGGTTCCCAATCCGGCCTCGGCAGATCTCAATTTGCGCGCCGGATTCCTCGATCAGACGACGGCAGATCACTTTCTGGATTACACGACTGGCACCGAAAGAATGAAAACGGCCGCTTTGGACAACGCGAAGCAATATCTGGCGCTTCCCATCTGGCAGAGCGGTGATTTCCCGCGTGTGGACCTGGTCAATGAATAA
- a CDS encoding type II secretion system protein, giving the protein MRGFSLVEMMACVSIIGIIAFMAIPSVTRMRSDSERNLAIARAEALNLAQASYIQVRGRTQAALDWSSAASAESKYTLLRPYLSFSETTLAAFMPSGYSVTFAPAITSMTKAALTGPTGTIYY; this is encoded by the coding sequence ATGCGAGGCTTCTCCTTGGTGGAGATGATGGCCTGTGTGTCAATCATCGGCATCATCGCCTTCATGGCGATCCCTTCCGTCACGCGCATGCGCAGTGACAGCGAACGCAACTTGGCGATCGCGCGCGCCGAGGCGCTGAATCTTGCCCAGGCGAGCTACATTCAGGTGCGTGGTCGCACGCAGGCGGCGCTGGACTGGTCCTCGGCGGCTTCGGCGGAATCGAAGTACACGCTGCTGCGTCCTTATCTGAGCTTTTCGGAGACCACCCTGGCCGCCTTCATGCCGTCCGGGTACTCGGTGACTTTTGCCCCAGCCATCACCTCCATGACCAAGGCCGCGCTCACCGGCCCGACCGGAACCATTTATTACTGA
- a CDS encoding type II secretion system protein yields MITSTHRGTCLRNSASLPRRRERGFSVTELVVTISIMGVLAGITVGSFNQFLGGAKDALAEARQEMLNQALHRFAQQNYEMLFNAMDSATADEMVILRTLQYRDTNLGRAKIGSPYMDPRYNPLSSSSTTLYRLRWTGRMYELLKPGQSGTGLLMNFEGTDFTTAFVFPPNFQMAGR; encoded by the coding sequence ATGATCACCTCCACCCACAGAGGAACCTGTTTGCGGAACTCCGCCTCTCTGCCGCGTCGCAGGGAGCGTGGTTTTTCTGTCACTGAGCTGGTCGTCACCATTTCCATCATGGGGGTGCTCGCAGGCATCACGGTGGGATCGTTCAACCAATTTTTGGGCGGAGCCAAGGATGCGCTGGCGGAGGCGCGGCAGGAAATGCTCAATCAGGCGCTGCATCGTTTCGCCCAGCAGAACTACGAGATGCTGTTCAATGCCATGGACAGCGCCACGGCGGATGAAATGGTCATCCTGCGCACGCTTCAGTACCGTGACACAAACCTCGGCCGCGCGAAGATCGGCTCGCCCTACATGGATCCGCGCTACAACCCGCTGTCCTCCAGCTCCACCACGCTGTACCGCCTGCGCTGGACCGGAAGGATGTATGAACTGCTCAAACCCGGGCAGTCAGGAACCGGGCTGCTGATGAATTTCGAAGGCACAGACTTCACCACGGCATTCGTCTTTCCGCCGAACTTTCAAATGGCGGGACGCTGA
- a CDS encoding GspE/PulE family protein: MSATLQIPVSSTPKSFGAASNPPNATIEARQTAILAIQSIEGLALQHGMLPVTLLRESCSPDAERLIRKLGRVPYVADPWLPVTTIGPLLVMAHHNPRAGDLWGVPPFLTIRVLVTQEQYQNTRKDLVQRFGQMPISQSNAMEQLQPPVFADMGLEGSFNWLLEHCPYEPAEITKLKGFYEAQKGKSDTLGITHFNVVQRNMGVALQHLISNCRTLVYSATEAQRQTFFPIPLLERHNVYPLYIGKHVVFLLSESSDCYAFEDEWLSMGNPAVKIVPVLADLASIREAINRAGATFDPSAVASMEGASLSVADDSSVVEISPEDMARVNPQNPNHEPEQLVQWALFTAIRCRASDLHVEKFYSFTRFRARMDGTMKTIMTAPESQLNRYVALLKNYAGMNQNRQECQDGRMALSIGRRRVDVRVAAIPTRREFQKVIMRFLDKQDGVKRLSDFNLSQRQIDILTRTMQRDQGLVLVTGPTGSGKTTTLYALLNSVNDEGVNIQTIEDPIEYEIEGINQTQTNNARGLDFANGLRSLLRADPDIILIGESRDAETAGAAVNASLTGHLVLTTLHANDSLRAVSRLLSMGVEKYLLADSLALSQAQRLSRRLCSYCKQPMQAPQDVQDLMAKQAVITQPLTTPIYNARGCDECHGTGYAGRVALMELCEVNNELRDLVEEGAPLSAMRAAAFKNGFRSLYQEGLQQVIGGHTSLDEIKCLSYTAM; this comes from the coding sequence ATGTCCGCCACCCTCCAGATTCCGGTCTCTTCAACGCCAAAATCCTTTGGCGCTGCGAGTAATCCGCCGAACGCGACAATTGAGGCGCGGCAGACGGCGATTCTCGCCATTCAATCCATCGAGGGACTCGCCCTGCAGCACGGCATGCTGCCAGTCACGCTGCTGCGCGAGAGCTGCTCGCCGGATGCTGAGCGCCTGATCCGCAAACTCGGTCGTGTCCCTTATGTGGCTGATCCGTGGCTGCCGGTCACCACCATCGGCCCGCTGCTGGTCATGGCGCATCACAATCCGCGGGCAGGGGACCTGTGGGGCGTTCCGCCGTTCCTGACGATCCGGGTGCTCGTCACGCAGGAGCAGTATCAAAACACGCGCAAGGATCTCGTGCAGCGTTTTGGCCAGATGCCGATCTCGCAGTCGAACGCGATGGAGCAGCTTCAGCCGCCGGTGTTTGCCGACATGGGACTGGAGGGCTCCTTCAACTGGCTGCTCGAGCACTGCCCTTACGAGCCGGCGGAAATCACCAAGCTCAAGGGCTTCTACGAGGCGCAGAAGGGCAAGTCTGACACGCTCGGCATCACGCACTTCAATGTGGTGCAACGCAACATGGGCGTCGCCTTGCAGCATCTCATCAGCAACTGCCGGACACTCGTTTACAGCGCCACCGAAGCGCAGCGCCAGACATTCTTCCCGATCCCGCTGCTGGAACGGCACAACGTCTATCCGCTCTACATCGGTAAGCATGTCGTCTTCCTGCTCAGTGAGAGCAGCGACTGTTACGCCTTCGAGGACGAATGGCTCTCCATGGGCAATCCGGCGGTGAAAATCGTCCCCGTGCTGGCCGATCTGGCGAGCATCCGTGAGGCCATCAACCGTGCCGGCGCCACGTTCGATCCCAGTGCGGTGGCCTCGATGGAGGGGGCGTCGCTCTCAGTCGCCGACGATTCCAGTGTCGTCGAAATCTCTCCCGAAGACATGGCGCGGGTCAATCCGCAGAATCCGAATCATGAGCCCGAGCAGCTCGTGCAGTGGGCCTTGTTCACCGCCATTCGCTGTCGCGCCTCCGACTTGCATGTGGAGAAGTTCTACAGCTTCACGCGCTTTCGTGCGCGCATGGACGGCACCATGAAAACCATCATGACGGCCCCGGAAAGCCAGCTCAACCGCTACGTGGCGCTGCTGAAAAACTACGCAGGCATGAACCAGAACCGCCAGGAATGTCAGGACGGCCGCATGGCGCTTTCGATAGGCCGTCGCCGTGTCGATGTCCGTGTCGCCGCCATCCCGACGCGGCGTGAGTTCCAGAAAGTCATCATGCGCTTCCTTGACAAGCAGGACGGGGTGAAGCGCCTCTCGGACTTCAACCTCTCCCAGCGCCAGATCGACATCCTAACCCGCACGATGCAGCGTGATCAGGGCCTCGTTCTCGTCACCGGCCCCACCGGTTCCGGCAAGACCACGACGCTCTATGCGCTGCTCAACAGCGTGAACGATGAAGGCGTCAACATCCAGACCATCGAAGACCCCATCGAATACGAGATCGAGGGCATCAACCAAACGCAGACCAACAACGCACGCGGACTCGATTTCGCCAACGGTCTCCGTTCCCTGCTGCGTGCCGACCCGGACATCATTCTGATTGGTGAATCACGCGATGCGGAAACCGCCGGCGCTGCGGTGAATGCCTCGCTCACCGGCCACTTGGTGCTCACCACCCTGCACGCGAACGACTCGCTGCGTGCTGTTTCGCGACTGTTGTCCATGGGCGTCGAAAAATACCTCCTCGCCGACTCCCTCGCCCTCAGCCAGGCGCAGCGCCTGTCCCGCCGTCTGTGCAGCTACTGCAAGCAGCCCATGCAGGCACCGCAGGATGTGCAGGACCTGATGGCCAAGCAGGCCGTCATCACCCAGCCGCTCACCACCCCGATCTACAACGCCCGTGGCTGCGATGAGTGTCATGGCACCGGCTATGCCGGTCGCGTGGCCCTCATGGAGCTCTGTGAGGTGAACAACGAGCTGCGGGATCTGGTGGAAGAAGGCGCGCCACTCAGCGCCATGCGCGCCGCCGCCTTCAAGAACGGCTTCCGTTCCCTCTACCAGGAGGGCCTGCAGCAGGTCATTGGCGGCCACACCTCGCTCGATGAGATCAAATGCCTCAGCTACACAGCCATGTGA
- a CDS encoding response regulator: MSQSTQLLPREFAARAVARVLIVDDEPHVLAVGKAVLEAHGFEAVASRSGEEALELVRKGVEEGQRFSVAILDITMPEGASGFEVLEWLRACDPRLPVIACSGYFQEDVKDLCQAIGFVDVLHKPFNLESLCLAVRRAMVQDIEAVGVVSTLQPGTAS, encoded by the coding sequence ATGTCACAATCCACCCAGCTCCTCCCTCGTGAATTCGCCGCGCGCGCCGTCGCCCGCGTGCTGATCGTTGATGATGAACCGCACGTTCTTGCCGTGGGCAAGGCCGTGCTGGAAGCCCACGGTTTTGAGGCCGTGGCCTCGCGCAGCGGGGAGGAAGCGCTCGAGCTCGTGCGTAAAGGCGTCGAGGAGGGGCAGCGCTTCAGCGTGGCAATCCTGGACATCACCATGCCTGAGGGGGCCTCCGGCTTTGAAGTGCTCGAATGGCTGCGCGCCTGCGATCCGCGCCTGCCCGTCATCGCCTGCAGCGGTTACTTTCAGGAGGATGTGAAGGATCTCTGCCAGGCTATCGGTTTCGTCGATGTACTGCACAAGCCCTTCAATCTCGAAAGCCTCTGCCTCGCCGTGCGCCGCGCCATGGTTCAGGACATCGAGGCAGTCGGGGTCGTCTCCACTCTGCAGCCTGGAACTGCGTCA